In the genome of Cydia strobilella chromosome Z, ilCydStro3.1, whole genome shotgun sequence, one region contains:
- the LOC134754939 gene encoding small ribosomal subunit protein eS8 codes for MGISRDHWHKRRATGGKRAPIRKKRKYELGRPAANTKLGSQRIHVVRSRGGNVKYRALRLDTGNFSWGSECSTRKTRIIDVVYNASNNELVRTKTLVKNAIVVVDATPFRQWYESHYLLPLGRKKGAKLTEAEDAIINKKRSKKTAKKYISRQRLSKVEAALEEQFHTGRLLACVASRPGQCGRSDGYVLEGKELEFYLRKIKSKRAK; via the exons ATGG GTATCAGTCGTGATCATTGGCATAAGAGAAGAGCCACTGGCGGCAAACGTGCGCCCATTCGTAAGAAAAGGAAGTATGAGTTGGGTCGCCCTGCAGCCAACACTAAG CTTGGCTCCCAGCGTATTCATGTAGTGCGCTCGCGTGGTGGCAACGTGAAATATCGGGCCCTGCGCCTTGACACGGGCAACTTCTCCTGGGGATCTGAGT GTTCCACCCGAAAGACTCGCATCATTGATGTTGTGTACAATGCGTCTAACAATGAATTGGTGCGTACTAAAACGCTGGTGAAGAACGCCATTGTTGTGGTGGACGCGACTCCCTTCCGTCAGTGGTACGAGTCACACTACTTGTTGCCGCTAGGCAGGAAGAAGGGTGCTAAACTA ACTGAAGCTGAGGATGCCATCATCAATAAGAAGCGTAGCAAGAAGACCGCCAAGAAGTACATCTCAAGACAGCGTCTCTCCAAAGTGGAAGCTGCACTAGAGGAACAGTTCCACACTGGCAGACTATTGG CGTGTGTTGCAAGCCGCCCGGGCCAGTGCGGCCGCTCCGATGGTTACGTGCTTGAAGGCAAGGAGTTGGAGTTCTATCTGAGGAAGATCAAGTCCAAGAGAGCAAAATAA